Within the Rosa rugosa chromosome 2, drRosRugo1.1, whole genome shotgun sequence genome, the region CTAGAAGATGACGGGCAGCAACCTCCCCAATTTCTGTGTTCTTTTTAGCTATACAAGCACTTAAGAGAGTCCTCCAAATCATTGAATCTGGTTTTATTGGCATCTCAGTTATGAATTTTCTTGCCTGGCTCAAAGAACCAGCTCGACTAAGAAGATCAACAACACAAGCATAATGCTCAGGCTTAGGCACTAGTCCATGCTCTTTGCTCATGGATTCAAAGTATGCAAGCCCCTCACTTACCAAGCCTACATGGCTACAAGCTGAAAGTACTCCCACAAATGTGACATGGCTTGGCACCACACCAAGTTGTTTCATCTGCTCAAATAGATGTAGTGCTTCAATACCATGCCCATGCTGAGAATAGCCAGTGATCATGGCATTCCAAGAAATCTCATTTTTTTCAGGCATTTCAATAAACTCTCTCTTCGCATCATCAACACTACCACACTTTGAGTATAATGTGATTAAAGCATTGGAAACCTCAGCTTCTGAATTGTTCCCAGTTTTTATCACCATGGCATGAATCTGCTCTCCTTGTTTTATATTTGCTAAATTAGCAGCAGCGCTGACTGCAGAGCCAAATGTGAATAAATTAGCTTCTACTCCAGCTCGATGCATCTGAGAAAATACCTGCAGTGCTTCCTCACAGTACCCACTCTGTCCAAATCCTGATATCAGTCCATTCCATGATATATTATCTTTCACATCAATTTTCTCAAATGCTTGGTAGGCTTCCCATATTCTACCACATCTAGCATAAAGGGTAACGAGTGCATTGCCAACGGAAAGATCATTCGAATAACCAGATATGCATGACTGAGCATGAATCTGTCTACCTTGATTGAGTGCTTGAATACCCGCACATGAACTAATTGCACTTGAAAATCCTATGTTGTCAGATCGAATCCCTCGGTTTTGCATTTCTTCAAAAAGTAAAAGAGCTTCAGCAAACAAATCATGCTGTGCGTACCCTGCAATCATAGCTGTCCACGAAACAACATCATCTTCAGTGAGTCTTCTGAGTATTCCAAGGGCAGTATCCAGTTTTCCATGCTTAGCATACATATCAATGAGCACGCTACAGACATATGCATTAAACTGAAAGCCAGTTTTTATGGCTTGGGTATGAACCTGTTCTCCTAAATTGAGAGCTCCAACAGAAGTACAGGTTCTCAAAATACTCGGATAGGTATATTGATTAGGAATCATACCCTCAACATGCATTTGTTTAAAAATATGAAACGATTCGATCAGGTCATCTTGCTGCCCATAAGCAACTAGCATCACATTCCACAGGACAACATTCTCTGTCTCTGTTGTAAGGAAAAATTCATAGGCGGTTTGCAAATCTGAGCATTTCACATAAAGATCAAGCAGAGACCCTTCGAGGATTATATCTGATGACATTCCTGCTTTAATTGCATATGAGTGGAGTTGTTTCCCCTTATACAGATAACCAACTGATGCACAGGCACTCAAAAGACTAGCAATTGTTACACAGTCAGGTTCCATACAGTCACTCTGCATTTTCTTGAACAATTCCAGAGCTCTATCACTAAATCCACACTGAGCTAGCCCAGATATCAATGAGTTATATGATACTCCATCCCTTTGCCACATTGTATTGAAAACTTGTTCAGCAGATATGAAGTTCCCTGAACGGGAATATAATGTTACAAGAGCATTGCATACGTATGTTTCACAAGAAAAGCCTCCCTTGAAAACAAGGCATTGCAGCTGCTCACCCAGCTCAAATAACTCTATTTTTGCACAGGCACTAATCACGCTTGAGAAAACATAAGGAGTTGGGAAAATTCCTGAAGTATGCATCCGGATGAATAGGAGAACAGCTTCTTCTTCTCGTCCATTACGAGATAAGCCAGAAATTATAGCCACCCAGGAAACACTATCCCTAAAATTCAACTTATCAAAGACTTTTTTAGCAGAATCCACAGAGCCGTTCTTAGCATA harbors:
- the LOC133732607 gene encoding pentatricopeptide repeat-containing protein At4g13650; protein product: MSGSGCLRSLMLLTVNQCHNPMFFHRYRLHFRTKPKPTSVINLRKHFRGSVVSLSLEAEYSNAANARVSDDYLVHQNEGGPKGIDLLHSMEARCIRANSQTYIWLLKGCLSSGSLLHARKLHSRILKLGFGGEYEISDLFVGVYLANGDSCSAVKVFDDLPYRSLFSWNNIIHGFLAKKLTGQVLGFFSRMVAENVRPDETTFAGVLRACGGGNASIQYVEQIHARIIRHCFGTSLLVCNPLIDLYAKNGSVDSAKKVFDKLNFRDSVSWVAIISGLSRNGREEEAVLLFIRMHTSGIFPTPYVFSSVISACAKIELFELGEQLQCLVFKGGFSCETYVCNALVTLYSRSGNFISAEQVFNTMWQRDGVSYNSLISGLAQCGFSDRALELFKKMQSDCMEPDCVTIASLLSACASVGYLYKGKQLHSYAIKAGMSSDIILEGSLLDLYVKCSDLQTAYEFFLTTETENVVLWNVMLVAYGQQDDLIESFHIFKQMHVEGMIPNQYTYPSILRTCTSVGALNLGEQVHTQAIKTGFQFNAYVCSVLIDMYAKHGKLDTALGILRRLTEDDVVSWTAMIAGYAQHDLFAEALLLFEEMQNRGIRSDNIGFSSAISSCAGIQALNQGRQIHAQSCISGYSNDLSVGNALVTLYARCGRIWEAYQAFEKIDVKDNISWNGLISGFGQSGYCEEALQVFSQMHRAGVEANLFTFGSAVSAAANLANIKQGEQIHAMVIKTGNNSEAEVSNALITLYSKCGSVDDAKREFIEMPEKNEISWNAMITGYSQHGHGIEALHLFEQMKQLGVVPSHVTFVGVLSACSHVGLVSEGLAYFESMSKEHGLVPKPEHYACVVDLLSRAGSLSQARKFITEMPIKPDSMIWRTLLSACIAKKNTEIGEVAARHLLELEPEDSATYVLLSNMYAVAGMWGYRDQARQLMKERGVKKEPGRSWIEVKNSVHAFYVGDRLHPLANKIYEFLGDLNERAAEIGYVEDRNNLWNDMEQQHKDPTVYIHSEKLAIAFGLISLSNTIPIRVIKNLRVCNDCHNWIKHTSKISKRTIIVRDAYRFHHFKDGVCSCNDYW